One window from the genome of Oceanidesulfovibrio indonesiensis encodes:
- a CDS encoding efflux RND transporter periplasmic adaptor subunit — protein MDSVPQVVTAKPSTREATLTAFTRAGTVMTLVNEVAGKVLSVNADIGDTIDESGVFARLDDTFTRLELDKILVQQEKLRSNIAYYAKEVGRFQELVKRDSAAQSQLDKLELELALARHELDSLDVEEQRLREQLQRFIITAPPHWSVMERHVEPGEWINTGEKLAELGDFRVLVAPFGLSPGEFDWLMTQNGSVSITAPDVPGGPRTIEARVGRISPGFNPETRKIHVELEIQAQPPLMRGGQRVELSMRLPEARDTVLLPRAAVVYKYDEYWVTREDGTEVKVVLLSEGPDSTVRVTSPEIKPGDTFLTTQSIF, from the coding sequence GTGGATTCCGTTCCACAGGTCGTGACGGCCAAGCCGTCCACACGCGAAGCCACCCTGACGGCGTTCACCCGCGCCGGCACCGTCATGACGTTGGTCAACGAGGTCGCCGGCAAGGTTCTTTCCGTGAATGCGGATATCGGTGACACAATCGACGAGAGCGGCGTTTTTGCCCGGCTGGACGACACCTTCACCCGCCTGGAGCTGGACAAGATCCTCGTGCAGCAGGAAAAACTGCGCTCCAACATCGCGTACTACGCCAAGGAGGTCGGTCGCTTTCAGGAGCTGGTCAAACGCGACAGCGCCGCCCAGTCCCAGCTGGACAAGCTCGAACTCGAACTCGCCCTGGCACGGCACGAACTGGACAGTCTGGATGTGGAGGAGCAGCGCCTGCGCGAACAGCTCCAGCGATTCATCATCACGGCGCCGCCGCACTGGTCCGTCATGGAACGCCACGTGGAGCCTGGCGAGTGGATCAACACAGGCGAGAAGCTTGCCGAGCTTGGCGATTTCCGCGTGCTCGTCGCGCCATTCGGCCTCTCACCCGGGGAGTTCGACTGGCTCATGACGCAGAACGGATCAGTCTCCATCACCGCGCCGGATGTTCCCGGCGGCCCCCGTACCATCGAAGCCCGGGTGGGCCGCATCTCTCCCGGCTTCAACCCCGAGACGCGCAAGATTCATGTGGAGCTGGAGATACAGGCTCAGCCCCCGCTGATGCGAGGCGGCCAGCGCGTGGAGCTCTCCATGCGCCTTCCGGAAGCGCGGGACACCGTGCTCCTTCCGCGCGCGGCTGTCGTCTACAAGTACGACGAATACTGGGTCACGCGCGAGGACGGCACCGAGGTCAAGGTAGTGCTTCTGAGCGAAGGGCCTGACAGCACCGTTCGCGTAACATCCCCGGAGATCAAACCCGGCGATACGTTTCTCACAACGCAGTCCATCTTCTGA
- a CDS encoding prenyltransferase, with product MTGHAAPSLARAWFKAARPLSLINLVFPLLMGLALAVQAHSSWSWPFFAGIMLYGWLQQLAIVFLNDYFDYEADSMNRMPTPFSGGSRVLQDGQLAPRRLLRAGLFATGLVLLLGVVLSLAGRPFMAVLFAGGLALLAAYSAPPIRLNYRGGGELLQGLGCGGLLPVIGFYGITGSLAHFPWLLLAPFVVLHTASSVATALPDAPADAMAGKRTLPAMIGPHRAGYVGLALAVFAVGVTPLCEPRMGVWSGVALGLALALLAIAFPRVHRMGNGSGSRRAFIIYIAAMHLACIAYALGFAADAFLIW from the coding sequence ATGACCGGCCATGCCGCACCGAGCCTGGCCCGGGCATGGTTCAAGGCCGCGCGCCCGCTTTCGCTCATAAACCTGGTCTTCCCCCTCCTCATGGGTTTGGCCCTGGCGGTGCAGGCCCATAGCAGCTGGTCATGGCCGTTCTTCGCCGGCATCATGCTCTACGGCTGGCTCCAGCAGCTGGCCATCGTCTTTCTCAACGATTATTTCGACTACGAGGCCGACAGCATGAACCGGATGCCCACACCTTTCTCGGGTGGGTCGCGGGTGTTGCAGGACGGCCAGCTGGCGCCGCGCAGGCTGCTGCGCGCCGGGTTGTTCGCCACCGGCCTCGTGCTGTTGCTGGGAGTGGTCCTGAGCCTTGCCGGCCGTCCGTTCATGGCGGTGCTGTTCGCAGGCGGACTGGCTCTTCTGGCCGCATACAGCGCACCGCCAATTCGGCTCAACTATCGCGGCGGCGGAGAGCTGCTGCAGGGCCTGGGCTGCGGCGGGCTGCTTCCGGTCATTGGATTTTACGGCATCACAGGCAGCCTGGCTCATTTCCCCTGGCTGCTGCTCGCGCCGTTCGTTGTGCTGCACACGGCCAGCTCAGTGGCTACGGCACTGCCGGACGCACCGGCCGACGCCATGGCCGGCAAACGGACACTGCCCGCCATGATCGGGCCGCACCGTGCCGGCTACGTCGGGCTTGCCTTGGCCGTGTTCGCCGTGGGCGTCACCCCGCTTTGCGAACCCAGAATGGGCGTATGGTCCGGCGTGGCCCTCGGACTGGCTCTGGCACTGCTCGCCATTGCTTTTCCGCGGGTGCACCGCATGGGAAACGGCTCCGGTTCCCGTCGCGCGTTCATCATCTACATAGCGGCCATGCACCTCGCCTGCATCGCGTACGCGCTTGGCTTTGCTGCCGATGCGTTCCTC
- a CDS encoding PEP/pyruvate-binding domain-containing protein encodes MASQDTPLLIDTSDRAAQDPAVAGGKAAGIARLGVKGLPVVAGLVVTTHAYRLFLKHSGLDAILASTVEGKDFRSMRWEAVWDVSLEIRNRFRRARISDTIRDNVLDSLAAHPQPAPLALRSSASSEDAPGHSFAGLHDSFLDLPDAEAVVDHLPLLFASLWSDRALLYRSELGLDPSHSGMAGLIQPMIAGRASGICFTRSPMDERRLMVEAHDGPGIELVSGEAEPARWTVDRHSRRILDTSGSDIALSESNILDIADLALRAEHLLGTALDIEWVLPEHSDDVLLLQARPVTSLPGADENAGAKPWERKDRRPWEMSLRRSFGQLQELRRRVENEIIPAMQADARKMHETESTTLDDQGLAGEIKRRLRIYRDWNDRYYEECVPLAHAVRLLGQVYNDRVAPDDPFAFRDLLVGERLEGVVRNEQLEDMADLLRQDPALRESVGRGEAPDSSALTSLLDEFMERYGELTCHTAWCAQGEAAVLDLIHELSKRSRRSPRIRSGGDAERIFLGSFPEHEREFGSELLELARAAHRMRDDDNLALGRVEAALMDAVEEGRRRLVPRLGEEARSLSAENTERCLRDPEFHPDCPQCVENRGDGPSARRDEVHGQAAGPGIAQGPARIVRSREDIYALRNGEVLVCDSVDPMMTFAVPLAAAIVERRGGMLVHGAIIAREYGLPCVTGVADATEIFQDGEMLLVNGEDGVVRRIGSGGRP; translated from the coding sequence ATGGCCTCACAGGATACGCCCTTGCTTATTGACACCAGTGACCGCGCGGCACAGGACCCGGCCGTTGCAGGCGGCAAGGCAGCCGGCATTGCCAGACTTGGCGTCAAAGGACTGCCTGTAGTCGCGGGCCTTGTGGTCACCACCCACGCGTACCGCCTCTTCCTGAAACATTCCGGACTGGACGCAATACTTGCCAGTACCGTCGAGGGCAAAGATTTCCGGTCCATGCGCTGGGAAGCCGTGTGGGACGTGAGCCTTGAGATTCGAAACCGCTTCCGCCGTGCACGCATTTCCGATACTATCAGGGATAACGTGCTCGATTCGCTAGCCGCGCATCCGCAGCCCGCACCACTCGCCCTGCGCTCGTCCGCCTCGTCCGAGGATGCGCCTGGGCACTCCTTTGCCGGGCTGCACGATTCCTTTCTCGATCTGCCTGACGCCGAAGCGGTGGTGGACCACCTGCCTCTGTTATTCGCGTCCCTCTGGTCGGACCGCGCCCTGCTCTACCGTAGCGAGCTCGGACTCGATCCCTCGCACAGCGGCATGGCGGGACTCATCCAGCCCATGATAGCCGGCCGAGCATCCGGCATCTGCTTCACCAGAAGCCCCATGGACGAACGGCGTCTCATGGTGGAGGCGCACGACGGCCCGGGCATCGAACTCGTTTCCGGCGAGGCGGAACCGGCGCGCTGGACTGTGGACCGCCACTCCCGCAGGATACTCGACACCTCCGGTTCGGACATCGCCCTGTCCGAATCCAACATTCTGGACATCGCGGATCTCGCTCTGCGGGCTGAGCACCTCCTTGGAACGGCTTTGGACATCGAATGGGTCCTGCCAGAGCATTCCGATGATGTATTGCTGCTTCAGGCGCGGCCCGTAACATCCCTGCCCGGCGCCGACGAGAATGCGGGTGCGAAGCCATGGGAGCGAAAGGACCGCCGGCCGTGGGAAATGAGCCTGCGGCGCAGCTTTGGCCAGTTGCAGGAACTGCGCCGGCGCGTGGAAAACGAGATCATCCCGGCCATGCAGGCGGACGCCCGGAAAATGCACGAAACTGAGTCCACAACCTTAGACGACCAGGGTCTGGCGGGGGAGATAAAACGGCGGCTGCGTATTTATCGCGACTGGAACGACCGTTATTACGAGGAGTGTGTCCCTCTGGCCCATGCAGTGCGCCTGCTCGGGCAAGTCTACAACGACCGCGTCGCGCCGGATGATCCCTTCGCTTTCCGCGATCTGCTCGTGGGCGAGCGGCTCGAAGGAGTGGTGCGCAACGAGCAACTCGAGGACATGGCCGACCTGCTGCGCCAGGACCCGGCACTGCGCGAATCCGTGGGACGAGGCGAAGCGCCGGATAGCTCAGCCCTTACCTCACTCCTTGACGAATTCATGGAGCGCTATGGCGAGTTGACCTGTCACACCGCCTGGTGCGCGCAGGGCGAAGCCGCCGTACTGGACCTCATCCACGAGCTGTCCAAGCGGTCACGGCGGTCACCGCGCATACGGTCCGGCGGCGATGCAGAGCGCATCTTTCTGGGCAGCTTTCCGGAGCATGAACGCGAGTTCGGCAGTGAACTGCTGGAACTCGCCCGCGCAGCACACCGCATGCGTGACGACGACAATCTGGCCCTTGGCCGTGTGGAGGCAGCGCTCATGGACGCCGTGGAGGAAGGCCGGAGGCGGCTCGTCCCGCGGTTGGGCGAGGAGGCCCGTTCCCTGTCAGCAGAGAACACGGAGCGGTGCCTGCGCGACCCTGAATTCCACCCTGATTGCCCCCAGTGCGTGGAAAATCGCGGCGATGGTCCATCTGCCCGAAGAGACGAAGTGCACGGCCAGGCCGCGGGGCCCGGCATCGCCCAGGGGCCGGCCCGCATAGTGCGTTCCCGCGAGGACATCTACGCGCTGCGCAACGGCGAGGTGCTCGTGTGCGATTCCGTGGATCCCATGATGACTTTCGCCGTGCCCTTGGCGGCCGCTATCGTGGAGCGCCGGGGCGGCATGCTCGTGCATGGCGCGATCATAGCCCGGGAGTACGGCCTTCCCTGCGTTACCGGCGTGGCCGACGCCACTGAAATCTTCCAGGACGGCGAGATGCTCCTCGTCAATGGCGAGGACGGCGTGGTGCGCCGCATCGGCTCCGGAGGCCGCCCATGA
- the pnp gene encoding polyribonucleotide nucleotidyltransferase gives MQSNFDATRLTVNAGGKEVILETGRLANQADGAVWVQCGGTVVLVTVVSQPLDRDISFFPLVVDYQEKMYAAGRVPGSFFRREMGRPSERETLCSRLIDRPIRPLFPKGFRDEVQVLATVLSADQENDPDVLAITGASAALHLSQIPFSGPIAGARVAYVDGEFVFNPVGEQIEKSTLNMVLAASEEAVVMVEGAADFVPHEIMSKALEFGQAELQPLLQAQHQLREKVGKAKMEFVPHQDDADLVAAIEELATDDLMKAVTIPEKMARKEARTAVKKKILAALEEDPRFAEKPEVLRHAPDLLGALEKKLVRKRIKEEGVRLDGRDLTTVRKITADVGLLPRTHGSALFARGETKALCVATLGSGRDEQRVETLMGDESKRFMLHYNFPPYCVGEVKMVRVSRREIGHGNLAERAILPILPSAEDFPFTMRIVSEVMESNGSSSMATVCGASMALMDAGVPVTKPVAGIAMGLIKEGDEYYVLTDILGDEDALGDMDFKIAGTEEGITAFQMDIKIAGIPPEVMSRALAQARDARVHILGEMNKILAQPRPELSDYAPQLAIVQVDPEVIRMVIGPGGKNIKQITADTGADVDIEDSGKVSIFAPNKEALEMARERVLYFDQKPEVGETYEGPVKKILEIGAIVEILPGVEGLVHISQLALERVDKVTDVVNLGDTIKVKCLEVLPGGKMRLSRAAVLAEEQGIEFKDNPPRRGGGGRSGDRRGRDDRGPRGGRGGDRGDRGPRGNRND, from the coding sequence ATGCAATCCAATTTCGACGCCACCCGTCTGACCGTCAATGCCGGCGGCAAAGAGGTCATCCTGGAAACAGGGCGGCTCGCCAATCAGGCCGACGGCGCTGTCTGGGTCCAGTGCGGCGGCACCGTGGTCCTGGTCACCGTAGTGTCCCAGCCCCTGGACCGGGACATCAGCTTCTTCCCCCTGGTGGTGGACTACCAGGAGAAGATGTATGCAGCCGGCCGCGTGCCTGGCAGCTTCTTCCGCCGTGAGATGGGACGACCCAGCGAGCGCGAGACGCTTTGCTCCCGCCTCATCGACCGGCCCATACGCCCGCTCTTTCCCAAGGGCTTCCGCGATGAGGTCCAGGTTCTGGCCACCGTGCTTTCCGCCGATCAGGAGAATGACCCGGATGTGCTCGCCATCACCGGCGCGTCCGCCGCGCTTCACCTTTCGCAGATCCCGTTCAGCGGTCCCATTGCCGGCGCCCGCGTGGCGTATGTCGACGGCGAATTCGTCTTCAATCCGGTGGGCGAGCAGATCGAGAAATCCACTCTGAACATGGTCCTCGCCGCTTCCGAAGAGGCCGTGGTCATGGTCGAGGGCGCTGCGGATTTCGTGCCCCACGAGATCATGTCCAAGGCTCTCGAGTTCGGACAGGCGGAGCTCCAGCCCCTGCTCCAGGCCCAGCATCAGCTGCGCGAGAAGGTCGGCAAGGCCAAGATGGAGTTCGTTCCCCATCAGGACGATGCCGATCTGGTGGCCGCCATCGAGGAGCTCGCTACGGACGATCTGATGAAGGCTGTGACCATCCCCGAGAAGATGGCACGCAAGGAAGCGCGCACCGCCGTGAAGAAAAAAATCCTCGCGGCGCTGGAGGAAGATCCCCGCTTCGCCGAGAAGCCGGAGGTCCTCAGGCACGCGCCCGATCTGCTCGGCGCTCTCGAGAAGAAGCTCGTGCGTAAACGCATCAAGGAAGAAGGCGTGCGCCTGGACGGCCGCGACCTGACCACCGTGCGCAAGATCACTGCCGACGTGGGCCTGCTGCCTCGCACCCACGGCTCCGCCCTCTTCGCCCGCGGCGAAACCAAGGCTCTCTGCGTGGCCACCCTTGGCTCCGGCCGGGACGAGCAACGTGTGGAGACCCTCATGGGCGACGAGAGCAAGCGCTTCATGCTCCACTACAACTTCCCGCCCTATTGCGTGGGAGAGGTGAAGATGGTTCGCGTGTCTCGCCGGGAGATCGGCCACGGCAACCTGGCCGAGCGCGCCATCCTGCCCATTCTGCCCTCTGCCGAGGACTTTCCCTTCACCATGCGTATCGTTTCCGAGGTCATGGAGTCCAACGGCTCCTCGTCCATGGCTACGGTGTGCGGCGCTTCCATGGCGCTCATGGACGCCGGTGTGCCGGTCACCAAGCCCGTTGCCGGCATCGCCATGGGCCTCATCAAGGAAGGAGACGAATACTACGTGCTCACGGACATTCTCGGCGACGAGGACGCCCTGGGCGACATGGACTTCAAGATCGCCGGCACCGAGGAAGGCATCACCGCCTTCCAGATGGACATCAAAATCGCCGGCATCCCGCCGGAGGTCATGTCCCGTGCCCTGGCGCAGGCGCGCGACGCCCGCGTGCACATTCTCGGCGAGATGAACAAGATCCTCGCCCAGCCGCGGCCCGAGCTTTCGGACTACGCGCCCCAGCTCGCGATCGTGCAGGTGGACCCCGAGGTCATCCGGATGGTCATTGGCCCCGGCGGCAAGAACATCAAGCAGATCACCGCGGACACCGGCGCCGACGTGGACATCGAGGACTCCGGCAAGGTCTCCATCTTCGCTCCCAACAAGGAAGCGCTGGAGATGGCCAGGGAACGCGTCCTCTACTTTGACCAGAAGCCTGAAGTGGGTGAAACCTATGAAGGTCCGGTCAAGAAGATCCTTGAGATCGGCGCCATTGTGGAAATCCTGCCCGGCGTCGAAGGCCTCGTGCACATCTCCCAGCTCGCGCTGGAGCGCGTGGACAAGGTGACCGACGTGGTCAACCTGGGCGACACCATCAAGGTCAAGTGCCTTGAAGTGCTTCCCGGCGGCAAGATGCGCCTGTCCCGCGCGGCGGTTCTCGCCGAGGAGCAGGGCATCGAGTTCAAGGACAACCCGCCCCGTCGCGGCGGCGGAGGACGCAGCGGCGACCGTCGCGGACGCGACGATCGTGGTCCGCGCGGCGGCCGCGGAGGCGATCGCGGAGACCGCGGCCCCCGCGGCAACCGCAACGACTAA
- the rpsO gene encoding 30S ribosomal protein S15, translated as MVMTPEDKAEVIEKYKTKDDDTGSPEVQVALLTHRISYLTEHFKTHKKDYHSRTGLLKLVGQRRKLLNYLKKKDVQRYRDLIQRLELRK; from the coding sequence GTGGTCATGACCCCTGAGGACAAGGCTGAGGTAATCGAGAAGTACAAGACGAAAGACGACGACACAGGCTCGCCCGAGGTCCAGGTTGCGCTGCTCACGCATCGCATCTCCTACCTCACCGAGCACTTCAAGACCCACAAGAAGGACTACCATTCCCGGACAGGCCTTCTGAAACTTGTCGGTCAGCGTCGCAAACTCTTGAACTATCTCAAGAAGAAAGACGTTCAGCGCTATCGCGACCTCATTCAGAGGCTCGAACTGCGCAAGTAG